The following are from one region of the Georgenia sp. M64 genome:
- a CDS encoding o-succinylbenzoate synthase, giving the protein MRALLTADPVVWSTPLRTRFRGLDVRDGVLVRGDAGWGEISPFWDYGAEESAVWLRAGLEAAEEGWPAPVRTSIPVNVTVPAVGPEAAARIVRHSGGCTTAKVKVAEPGQTVAQEEARLEAVRDALGPGGRIRIDANGAWDVETALDRLGRLDRAAGGLEYVEQPCPTVDELAAVRRRTDVPVAADESIRRAEDPLEVRRLAAADIVVLKVQPLGGVRACLRLAEQVGLPVVVSSALESSVGIAAGLALAAALPELPYACGLATVHLLERDTVEEPLLPVDGAITVRRPEPTERSLAAVRASDATSARWSERLDAMVTAGERA; this is encoded by the coding sequence ATGCGTGCCCTGCTCACCGCCGACCCCGTGGTGTGGTCGACCCCGCTCCGAACCCGCTTCCGCGGTCTCGACGTCCGCGACGGCGTGCTGGTCCGGGGGGACGCGGGCTGGGGCGAGATCTCCCCGTTCTGGGACTACGGCGCCGAGGAGTCCGCCGTGTGGCTGCGGGCCGGGCTCGAGGCGGCCGAGGAGGGGTGGCCCGCCCCCGTGCGGACGAGCATTCCCGTCAATGTGACGGTGCCGGCCGTCGGGCCCGAGGCGGCAGCCCGGATCGTCCGTCACTCCGGCGGGTGCACGACGGCGAAGGTCAAGGTCGCCGAGCCCGGTCAGACCGTGGCGCAGGAGGAGGCCCGGCTGGAGGCGGTCCGCGACGCCCTCGGACCCGGCGGCCGGATCCGGATCGACGCCAACGGGGCGTGGGACGTCGAGACGGCCCTGGACCGTCTCGGCCGTCTCGACCGCGCCGCGGGCGGCCTGGAGTACGTCGAGCAGCCGTGCCCGACCGTCGACGAGCTGGCCGCCGTCCGGCGCCGCACGGACGTCCCGGTGGCGGCGGACGAGTCGATCCGCCGCGCCGAGGACCCCCTCGAGGTGCGAAGGCTGGCGGCGGCGGACATCGTCGTCCTCAAGGTCCAGCCCCTCGGCGGGGTTCGTGCGTGCCTCCGGCTCGCCGAGCAGGTCGGACTGCCCGTGGTGGTCAGCTCCGCGCTGGAGAGCTCGGTCGGCATCGCGGCGGGTCTCGCGCTCGCGGCGGCCCTGCCCGAGCTGCCCTACGCCTGCGGGCTGGCCACGGTCCACCTCCTCGAGCGGGACACGGTCGAGGAGCCGCTGCTGCCTGTCGACGGCGCGATCACCGTCCGTCGCCCCGAGCCGACGGAGCGGTCCCTCGCAGCGGTCCGCGCCTCCGACGCGACGTCAGCCCGGTGGTCCGAGCGCCTCGACGCCATGGTGACGGCGGGGGAGCGGGCTTGA
- the menD gene encoding 2-succinyl-5-enolpyruvyl-6-hydroxy-3-cyclohexene-1-carboxylic-acid synthase encodes MEPSTGTARELVTALVAGGVHDVVLSPGSRSAPLAYALQSAARAGWLTLHVRIDERSAGFVALGLARSGPAARDGRRGASGPGRTGTDVAAQDGGSDPGLRPVAVVTTSGTAVANLHPAVLEAAHAHVPLVVVSADRPHEMRGTGANQTTDQVGIFAGAPRYSADIPAGTPGGSLLTQVVTRALAAATGARSNDPGPVHLNVALRDPLAPAAPWVPGPAPAARRVVAPVGPPPATELSAGPRTVVLAGDGAGPGARVLAEEAGWPLLAEPSSGARSGRNAVGPYRLLLDEARLGRAIERVVVMGHPTLSRPVSRLLARDDVEVVVVAPAGAWTDVAGTATTVVGGVRTRAELAGTSGALAGTTGAPAAAEEWLGRWQRAGELAQAAVDALLDDTRQVDGLVLAQAVAVASDAPGAPLLVLGSSNTIRDVDLVARPWDGPVVPLANRGLAGIDGTVSTATGLALGTGRPVRAVMGDLTFLHDAGGLLRGTLEAEVDLQVVVLNDGGGGIFSTLEHGAPGRAGEFERIFGTPQHADLAALAAGYGAAHSLVGSTRELGQVLRAPVRGRSVVEVRTSRAHLRDRRAAVAEAVRAAIATL; translated from the coding sequence GTGGAGCCCTCGACCGGGACGGCACGCGAGCTCGTCACCGCACTCGTGGCCGGCGGCGTGCACGACGTCGTCCTGTCCCCGGGCTCGCGGAGCGCGCCGCTCGCCTACGCCCTGCAGTCGGCGGCCCGCGCCGGCTGGCTGACCCTGCACGTGCGGATCGACGAGCGCTCCGCCGGGTTCGTCGCTCTCGGGCTGGCACGTTCGGGCCCCGCGGCGCGGGACGGCCGGCGAGGCGCGAGCGGCCCCGGCCGGACGGGCACAGATGTTGCGGCGCAGGACGGCGGCTCAGATCCGGGGTTGCGCCCGGTCGCCGTCGTCACGACGTCGGGCACGGCGGTGGCCAACCTCCATCCCGCGGTCCTCGAGGCCGCGCACGCGCACGTGCCGCTCGTCGTCGTGAGCGCCGACCGCCCCCACGAGATGCGCGGGACGGGAGCGAACCAGACCACCGACCAGGTGGGGATCTTCGCCGGTGCCCCCCGGTACTCGGCCGACATCCCTGCCGGGACGCCCGGCGGGTCCCTGCTGACGCAGGTGGTCACCCGTGCTCTCGCCGCAGCCACCGGCGCCCGGAGCAACGACCCCGGACCCGTCCACCTCAACGTCGCGCTGCGGGACCCGCTCGCACCCGCGGCCCCGTGGGTGCCGGGCCCGGCGCCGGCAGCGCGCCGTGTCGTGGCCCCGGTCGGACCGCCCCCCGCCACCGAGCTCTCCGCCGGGCCGCGGACGGTCGTCCTCGCCGGGGACGGCGCGGGACCCGGCGCCCGGGTCCTCGCCGAGGAGGCCGGCTGGCCGCTGCTGGCCGAGCCCAGCTCCGGTGCCCGCTCGGGGCGCAACGCGGTCGGTCCCTACCGGCTCCTCCTGGACGAGGCGCGGCTGGGCCGAGCGATCGAGCGGGTGGTCGTCATGGGCCACCCCACGCTCTCCCGGCCCGTGAGCAGGCTCCTGGCCAGGGACGACGTGGAGGTCGTCGTCGTCGCACCCGCCGGGGCCTGGACCGACGTCGCAGGCACGGCGACGACGGTCGTCGGCGGCGTGCGCACACGCGCGGAGCTCGCGGGCACGTCCGGGGCGCTCGCGGGAACGACGGGCGCCCCCGCCGCGGCCGAGGAGTGGCTCGGTCGGTGGCAGCGCGCGGGTGAGCTCGCGCAGGCCGCCGTCGACGCCCTGCTCGACGACACCCGCCAGGTCGACGGACTGGTGCTGGCGCAGGCGGTGGCCGTGGCCTCGGACGCTCCCGGAGCCCCGCTGCTCGTCCTCGGCTCGTCCAACACCATCCGCGACGTCGACCTGGTCGCCCGCCCCTGGGACGGTCCGGTCGTGCCGCTCGCGAACCGCGGACTCGCCGGCATCGACGGGACCGTCTCGACGGCGACCGGCCTCGCGCTCGGCACCGGACGGCCCGTGCGTGCGGTGATGGGTGACCTCACCTTCCTCCACGACGCCGGGGGCCTCCTGCGCGGCACCCTCGAGGCCGAGGTGGATCTCCAGGTCGTCGTGCTCAACGACGGCGGAGGCGGGATCTTCAGCACGCTCGAGCACGGCGCGCCGGGGCGGGCGGGGGAGTTCGAGCGGATCTTCGGCACGCCGCAGCACGCCGACCTCGCCGCGCTCGCCGCCGGGTACGGCGCTGCCCACTCCCTCGTCGGGAGCACGCGGGAGCTGGGCCAGGTGCTGCGTGCGCCGGTCCGTGGTCGTTCGGTGGTGGAGGTCCGGACCTCGCGCGCCCACCTGCGTGACCGGCGTGCGGCGGTCGCCGAGGCGGTCCGGGCGGCGATCGCGACGCTCTGA
- a CDS encoding isochorismate synthase has product MITTDPRPLPPEPGAVPAARELFVRTVEIDDVGDLLAALPHADPALTFSWVRRGEGVVGWGEALRIETSGADRIAAADRAWVAAVSAMTVEDGVRLPGTGPVAFGSFAFSAGSPAGGVLVVPEVVLGRREGRSWLTTVRGAAGDEPGADELGVEQPGVEQPGVEHLGVEHSGVDDLGLDDLGLGPASVAATARTPSPAPVTSPGEVRYADGALSAREWSAAVAGVIARIRAGEVVKVVMARDVVATTERPLDVRHLLTRLAEGYPGCWTFSVDRLVGATPELLVRREKGLAACRVLAGTIRRTGDDADDLRRAAELARSSKDLEEHELAVASLVRALRPYCASINVPEAPFVLHLPNVMHLASDVTGVVDGALGHPSTYRTHTPGGSGPSSLALAAALHPTAAVGGTPTPAALAVLAEAEQMDRGRYAGPVGWIGADGDGEWGIGLRSGEIAADDPRRIRLFAGCGVVAASDPAAELAESEAKLQPMREALAQTGAPRP; this is encoded by the coding sequence ATGATCACGACCGACCCCCGCCCCCTCCCGCCCGAGCCCGGCGCCGTCCCCGCGGCGCGCGAGCTGTTCGTGCGGACCGTCGAGATCGACGACGTCGGGGACCTCCTGGCCGCCCTGCCCCACGCCGACCCCGCGCTCACCTTCTCCTGGGTCCGGCGCGGCGAGGGAGTGGTGGGCTGGGGCGAGGCGCTGCGGATCGAGACGTCCGGCGCGGACCGCATCGCCGCGGCCGACCGGGCGTGGGTCGCAGCCGTCTCGGCGATGACCGTCGAGGACGGCGTCCGGCTGCCCGGCACGGGCCCGGTCGCCTTCGGCTCCTTCGCCTTCTCGGCAGGGTCCCCGGCCGGCGGGGTGCTCGTGGTGCCCGAGGTCGTGCTCGGTCGCCGCGAGGGCCGGAGCTGGCTGACGACGGTCCGGGGTGCCGCGGGCGACGAGCCGGGCGCCGACGAGCTCGGCGTCGAGCAGCCCGGCGTCGAGCAGCCCGGCGTCGAGCACCTCGGCGTCGAGCACTCCGGCGTGGACGACCTCGGCCTCGACGACCTCGGTCTCGGTCCCGCCTCCGTCGCCGCCACCGCGCGCACGCCGTCGCCCGCGCCCGTCACGTCCCCCGGCGAGGTGCGCTACGCCGACGGTGCGCTGAGCGCACGGGAGTGGTCGGCCGCCGTCGCCGGCGTCATCGCACGGATCAGGGCCGGTGAGGTCGTCAAGGTCGTCATGGCGCGCGACGTCGTCGCCACCACCGAGCGGCCGCTCGACGTGCGCCACCTGCTCACGAGGCTCGCCGAGGGGTATCCCGGCTGCTGGACGTTCAGCGTCGACCGGCTCGTCGGGGCGACGCCGGAGCTGCTCGTGCGGCGGGAGAAGGGCCTGGCCGCCTGCCGGGTGCTCGCCGGCACGATCCGGCGCACGGGGGACGACGCCGACGACCTGCGGCGCGCCGCCGAGCTCGCCCGGTCGTCGAAGGACCTCGAGGAGCACGAGCTCGCCGTCGCCTCGTTGGTGCGGGCGCTGCGGCCGTACTGCGCGAGCATCAACGTGCCCGAGGCGCCGTTCGTCCTCCACCTGCCCAACGTCATGCACCTGGCCAGCGACGTCACCGGCGTCGTCGACGGGGCCCTCGGCCATCCGAGCACCTACCGGACCCACACCCCGGGCGGGTCGGGGCCGTCCTCGCTCGCGCTCGCCGCGGCGCTCCACCCCACCGCCGCGGTGGGCGGGACACCGACACCCGCGGCGCTGGCCGTCCTCGCCGAGGCGGAGCAGATGGACCGTGGGCGCTACGCGGGGCCCGTGGGCTGGATCGGGGCCGACGGCGACGGCGAGTGGGGCATCGGGCTGCGCTCGGGCGAGATCGCCGCCGACGATCCCCGCCGGATCCGCCTGTTCGCCGGCTGCGGGGTGGTGGCGGCCTCCGACCCGGCCGCCGAGCTGGCCGAGTCCGAGGCGAAGCTCCAGCCCATGCGCGAGGCGCTCGCCCAGACCGGCGCACCCCGCCCGTGA
- a CDS encoding trypsin-like peptidase domain-containing protein produces the protein MSNDERTPARPEDQPRWTAPNRENGWTAERPPAPADGAEAPFGYERAARPWRDGPDTVDGSTTQYGGQAHAPGDTHQGAAPYGAPQYGGHPYGTPQRGGQPYGGTPPYTGQPYGASHGIPAAFGGGGNAARPGDPARPGDPGRRGARRPGWGALVGTAAATALVVSLGTAGITGAFDEEAAPAASTSVTDSAARGEPVVTSTTDDPDWANVAAAVRPSVVAIDVRTVSGEGAGSGVVLDEEGHILTNDHVVGDAVDGGIVVTLADGRMYEAEIAGLDESTDLAVITLTDPPDDLAPATLGDSDEVVVGDPVVAVGNPLGLSSTVTTGIVSALDRPVTTSEQSQQPGQQGTTVVTNAIQVDAAINPGNSGGPLFDATGRVIGINSSIAAMSGAAGGSSGSIGLGFAIPVNLARQVSDQLIANGVAEHAYLGVSMSDGTASAGEVTRTGARVETVQPSTPAESAGLQVGDVITAIDGDPVGGAESLTGYIRQYASGDDVTLTVVRDGEETEVSATLATREDQL, from the coding sequence ATGAGCAACGACGAGCGCACCCCGGCCCGACCGGAGGACCAGCCCCGATGGACCGCACCGAACCGCGAGAACGGCTGGACCGCCGAGCGCCCGCCCGCGCCCGCCGACGGCGCCGAGGCGCCCTTCGGGTACGAGCGCGCGGCGCGCCCCTGGCGTGACGGCCCGGACACCGTCGACGGCTCCACCACGCAGTACGGCGGCCAGGCCCACGCCCCGGGTGACACGCACCAGGGCGCCGCGCCGTACGGCGCCCCGCAGTACGGCGGGCACCCGTACGGGACGCCGCAGCGCGGCGGCCAGCCGTACGGGGGAACCCCCCCGTACACCGGCCAGCCCTACGGCGCCAGCCACGGGATCCCGGCTGCCTTCGGCGGCGGCGGGAACGCCGCACGGCCGGGCGACCCGGCCCGGCCGGGTGACCCCGGACGGCGCGGCGCCCGCCGGCCCGGCTGGGGCGCCCTCGTCGGCACCGCGGCCGCTACCGCGCTCGTGGTCAGCCTCGGCACGGCGGGGATCACCGGTGCGTTCGACGAGGAGGCGGCCCCGGCCGCGAGCACCTCCGTGACTGACAGCGCCGCCCGGGGGGAGCCGGTCGTGACGTCGACGACGGACGACCCGGACTGGGCGAACGTGGCAGCCGCCGTCCGTCCCAGCGTGGTCGCCATCGACGTGCGGACGGTCTCCGGGGAGGGTGCGGGCTCCGGCGTCGTGCTGGACGAGGAGGGGCACATCCTCACCAACGACCACGTCGTCGGGGACGCCGTCGACGGCGGCATCGTCGTCACCCTCGCCGACGGGCGCATGTACGAGGCGGAGATCGCGGGCCTCGACGAGTCCACGGACCTCGCCGTCATCACCCTCACCGACCCGCCGGACGACCTGGCGCCGGCCACCCTGGGCGACTCCGACGAGGTCGTCGTCGGTGACCCGGTCGTCGCGGTCGGCAACCCGCTCGGGCTCAGCTCCACGGTCACGACCGGCATCGTCTCGGCCCTGGACCGGCCCGTGACGACGAGCGAGCAGTCCCAGCAGCCCGGTCAGCAGGGCACGACCGTGGTGACGAACGCCATCCAGGTCGACGCCGCGATCAACCCCGGCAACTCCGGCGGCCCGCTCTTCGACGCCACGGGTCGGGTCATCGGGATCAACAGCTCGATCGCCGCGATGTCCGGCGCCGCCGGCGGCTCCTCCGGCAGCATCGGGCTCGGCTTCGCCATCCCGGTCAACCTGGCCCGGCAGGTCTCCGACCAGCTCATCGCCAACGGCGTGGCCGAGCACGCCTACCTCGGCGTGTCGATGTCGGACGGCACGGCAAGCGCCGGCGAGGTGACCCGCACGGGCGCACGGGTCGAGACCGTCCAGCCGAGCACGCCGGCCGAGTCGGCCGGACTGCAGGTCGGGGACGTCATCACCGCGATCGACGGCGACCCCGTCGGTGGCGCCGAGTCCCTCACCGGTTACATCCGTCAGTACGCCAGCGGCGACGACGTCACGCTCACCGTCGTCCGCGACGGCGAGGAGACCGAGGTCAGCGCCACGCTCGCCACCCGCGAGGACCAGCTCTGA
- a CDS encoding demethylmenaquinone methyltransferase, whose product MSRASLEKKPREVAGMFDGVAARYDLTNDVLSLGQDRIWRVATRKAVGARPGDRVLDLAAGTGTSSEEYADRGIDVVPCDFSTGMMAVGKRRRPDLPFVAGDATALPFADESFDAVTISFGLRNVVDTDRALREMLRVTRPGGRLVICEFSRPTFTPFRAVYHGYLTQALPRVASLVSSNADAYTYLAESIVSWPDQVELGGIMRRAGWHDVAYRNLSGGIVALHRATRPA is encoded by the coding sequence ATGAGCCGAGCCAGCTTGGAGAAGAAGCCCCGTGAGGTCGCGGGCATGTTCGACGGCGTCGCCGCGCGCTACGACCTCACCAACGACGTCCTCTCCCTCGGGCAGGACCGGATCTGGCGGGTCGCGACGCGCAAGGCGGTCGGCGCGCGCCCGGGGGACCGGGTGCTGGACCTGGCCGCCGGCACGGGCACCTCGTCGGAGGAGTACGCCGACCGCGGGATCGACGTCGTCCCCTGCGACTTCTCGACCGGGATGATGGCCGTGGGCAAGCGCCGGCGCCCGGACCTGCCCTTCGTCGCCGGCGACGCGACGGCGCTGCCCTTCGCCGACGAGAGCTTCGACGCCGTCACCATCTCCTTCGGGCTGCGCAACGTCGTCGACACCGACCGTGCGCTGCGCGAGATGCTCCGCGTCACCCGGCCGGGCGGGCGCCTGGTCATCTGCGAGTTCTCCCGGCCGACCTTCACGCCCTTCCGGGCGGTGTACCACGGGTACCTCACCCAGGCGCTGCCGCGGGTGGCGTCCCTGGTGTCCTCCAACGCCGACGCCTACACCTACCTGGCCGAGTCGATCGTCAGCTGGCCGGACCAGGTGGAGCTCGGCGGCATCATGCGGCGCGCCGGCTGGCACGACGTCGCCTACCGCAACCTCTCCGGCGGGATCGTCGCGCTGCACCGGGCGACGAGGCCGGCCTGA